The Burkholderia lata genome contains a region encoding:
- the ubiE gene encoding bifunctional demethylmenaquinone methyltransferase/2-methoxy-6-polyprenyl-1,4-benzoquinol methylase UbiE, which produces MSKTHFGFESVEENEKAKKVAGVFHSVASNYDLMNDLMSAGMHRAWKAFTIAQANVRPGFKVLDLAAGTGDLTKAFAKAAGPTGEVWHTDINESMLRVGRDRLLDKGVVTPSLLCDAEKIPFPDNYFDLVTVAFGLRNMTHKDAALAEMRRVTKPGGRVMVLEFSKVWDPLKKAYDLYSFKVLPWLGDKFAKDAESYRYLAESIRMHPDQDTLKTMMEQAGLDAVKYYNLSGGVVALHMGAKY; this is translated from the coding sequence ATGAGCAAAACCCACTTCGGCTTCGAAAGCGTCGAGGAAAACGAAAAAGCGAAGAAAGTGGCGGGTGTGTTCCATTCGGTCGCGAGCAACTACGATCTGATGAACGACCTGATGTCGGCGGGCATGCACCGCGCGTGGAAGGCGTTCACGATCGCGCAGGCGAACGTGCGCCCCGGCTTCAAGGTACTCGACCTCGCGGCAGGCACCGGCGACCTGACCAAGGCGTTCGCGAAGGCGGCCGGGCCGACGGGCGAGGTCTGGCACACGGACATCAACGAATCGATGCTGCGCGTCGGCCGCGACCGGCTGCTCGACAAGGGTGTCGTGACGCCGTCGCTGCTGTGCGACGCGGAGAAAATTCCCTTTCCGGACAACTACTTCGATCTGGTCACGGTCGCGTTCGGGCTGCGCAACATGACGCATAAGGATGCCGCTCTGGCCGAGATGCGCCGTGTGACGAAGCCCGGCGGCCGCGTGATGGTGCTGGAATTCTCGAAAGTCTGGGATCCGCTGAAAAAGGCGTACGATCTGTATTCTTTCAAAGTATTACCGTGGCTTGGCGACAAGTTCGCGAAAGATGCTGAAAGTTATCGGTATCTTGCTGAATCTATCCGGATGCACCCCGATCAGGACACGCTGAAGACGATGATGGAACAAGCGGGCCTCGATGCCGTCAAATATTACAATTTGTCAGGTGGCGTGGTAGCTTTACACATGGGAGCCAAGTACTAA
- a CDS encoding Tim44 domain-containing protein has protein sequence MFESRSLFNRSKPSKPWARRVGTLLMVGLLTAGTFASLDAEAKRMGGGRSIGRQNSTVTQRQATPPAQQPMQQAAPSQAQRANPAAPAPAAQPNRSRWLGPIAGLAAGLGIAALLSHFGLGGAFASMMANVIVIALLAAVGIWLIRKFMNRRRPQEPAYSVGGSASSSGGYSQSPSFQQGGTGSNYAGSGSSYANEAQGVFGGGAAATGAAAAAAAAPLQVPAGFDTEAFLRSSKVYFVRLQAAWDQGNLADIREFTTPEMFAEIKIDLDSRGNESNQTDVVQLDAELVAIEDRGIEQSASVRFHGLIRESANASAAPFDEVWNLSKSGSQGWLLAGIQQINTH, from the coding sequence ATGTTCGAATCGCGTTCGTTGTTCAACCGTAGCAAGCCGTCGAAGCCGTGGGCTCGACGGGTCGGCACGTTGCTGATGGTCGGCCTGCTCACGGCCGGCACGTTCGCATCGCTCGACGCCGAAGCCAAGCGCATGGGCGGCGGGCGCAGCATTGGCCGCCAGAACTCCACCGTCACGCAGCGCCAGGCCACGCCGCCCGCGCAGCAGCCGATGCAGCAGGCCGCGCCGTCGCAGGCGCAGCGTGCGAATCCGGCCGCACCCGCACCGGCCGCGCAGCCCAACCGCTCGCGCTGGCTCGGGCCGATCGCCGGCCTCGCGGCCGGTCTCGGTATCGCGGCGCTGCTGTCGCACTTCGGCCTGGGCGGTGCATTTGCGAGCATGATGGCGAACGTCATCGTGATCGCGCTGCTCGCGGCGGTCGGTATCTGGCTGATCCGCAAGTTCATGAACCGCCGTCGTCCGCAGGAGCCGGCATACTCGGTCGGCGGTTCGGCGTCGTCGTCGGGCGGTTACTCGCAAAGCCCGTCGTTCCAGCAGGGCGGCACCGGCAGCAACTATGCGGGTAGCGGCAGCAGCTACGCGAACGAAGCGCAGGGTGTGTTCGGCGGCGGTGCCGCGGCCACCGGCGCGGCAGCGGCTGCTGCGGCAGCACCGCTCCAGGTGCCGGCCGGTTTCGACACCGAAGCGTTCCTGCGCAGCTCAAAGGTCTATTTCGTGCGCCTGCAGGCCGCGTGGGACCAGGGCAACCTGGCCGACATCCGCGAGTTCACGACGCCCGAAATGTTCGCCGAGATCAAGATCGACCTCGATTCGCGCGGCAACGAGTCGAACCAGACCGACGTCGTGCAGCTCGACGCGGAACTGGTCGCGATCGAGGATCGCGGCATCGAGCAGTCGGCGAGCGTGCGCTTCCACGGCCTGATCCGCGAATCGGCGAATGCGTCGGCTGCGCCGTTCGACGAGGTGTGGAACCTGTCGAAGTCGGGCAGTCAGGGCTGGCTGCTCGCGGGCATCCAGCAGATCAACACGCACTGA
- a CDS encoding ubiquinone biosynthesis accessory factor UbiJ, protein MTFAAKPFAAAVNHLLARESWARDRLIPYAGKTARIDVQPVTLTLLVQPDGYLSAVDAQDAQQVDVSIALAGDTVAAFLQGGQAAVMKHVKIEGDAEFATQIAKLAEHLRWEPEEDLAKLVGDAAAYRIATVVRDAGARARRTGRNVLDSVAEYWLDENPQVVRRASLGGFDAELARARDALARVEKRVERLEQKIGARTGSGPRGAH, encoded by the coding sequence ATGACCTTTGCCGCCAAGCCTTTTGCTGCCGCTGTCAATCACCTGCTCGCCCGCGAATCGTGGGCGCGCGACCGCCTGATTCCCTATGCGGGCAAGACTGCCCGGATCGACGTGCAACCCGTCACGCTCACGCTGCTGGTGCAGCCCGACGGCTATCTGTCGGCCGTCGACGCGCAGGATGCGCAACAGGTCGACGTGTCGATCGCGCTCGCCGGCGATACCGTCGCCGCGTTCCTGCAGGGCGGCCAGGCGGCCGTGATGAAGCACGTGAAGATCGAGGGCGACGCGGAGTTCGCGACGCAGATCGCGAAGCTGGCCGAGCACCTGCGCTGGGAACCTGAAGAAGATCTCGCGAAGCTGGTCGGCGACGCGGCGGCGTACCGGATCGCGACGGTCGTGCGCGACGCCGGTGCGCGCGCGCGACGCACCGGCCGCAACGTGCTCGATTCCGTCGCCGAATACTGGCTCGACGAGAACCCGCAAGTCGTCCGGCGCGCGTCGCTCGGCGGCTTCGATGCCGAGCTGGCGCGCGCACGCGATGCGCTCGCGCGGGTCGAAAAGCGGGTCGAGCGACTCGAACAAAAAATCGGCGCGCGCACGGGTTCCGGCCCGCGCGGCGCGCACTGA